The sequence ATTACAAAATTGATTAAAGGTTCAATGGCACAAATAAATGACGTACTTAAAAAGCTTTCAGAATATGATTTTAATATAAAACTAGAAGAAGACGGAAAAAATGAATTTGCACAAATGAATAAATCTTTAGCTATAGTCGTGGATAATTTAAAGAATGTATTAAAAGGAGTAAAAGACAATTCAGAGAACTTAACATCAAATTCTCAAAGTCTTGCTGCAGTATCAGAAGAGATGGCAGCATCATCACAAGAGTTAGCAAATACAATGCAGCAGGTAGCTGATGGAGCAACATCTCAGGCAAATGATTTAACTGAAATAGTAAATTCATTGTCACAATTGACCCAAAATATAGAAAATGTATATGAACAACTTAAAAATGTAAAAGACGAAACTGATAATACAACTGATAAAGCAAATATAGGAAAAGAAGAAATGGACAAATTGGTTTTATCAATAAATGAAATAAAAAATTCCTTTGAAATAGTTGTACAAAAGGTTGGTAACTTAACAAATTCGGTAAAAGAGATAAGTGGGATTACAGATGTTATATCTGGAATATCAGAACAGACTAATTTACTCGCATTGAATGCAGCAATAGAGGCAGCAAGAGCAGGTGAACATGGAAAGGGGTTTGCGGTAGTAGCAGAAGAGGTAAGGAAATTGGCAGAGGAGTCGAAAAAGTCAACAGATGAAATAACTAAATTAGTGGTATCAATAAATTCGGATACAGATGAGGTAATAAAGACTTCAAATGACGTAGAAAGCTTTGTTAAAGAACAAGCAAATTCAGTACAAAATACAGTTAAGGCTTTTAGAGATATTTTAGTATCAGTAGAAAGTATTGCACCGTTAATGGATAATACATACAAAGGAATGGATGAAATAGTAAAATCTAAGGA comes from Caldisalinibacter kiritimatiensis and encodes:
- a CDS encoding methyl-accepting chemotaxis protein; translation: MTKKAKRNTTFKKNKNFFKNIKITSSLLVLVIIAILSLGSMTFIALNNMETLSNDMNLLYEDRMLTSLELKHLETEFYIIRLQMSKMVYSNNYDENSVSLISQKREDLLRIFDNYRNLKMSEEQRKLFKDIENNYTVYLQAADSIIKKIKYGIEPSESAIKQLTDSAAIAQQNIDELVQLKADNAASVVEKANKVYASSRNIFIGLFIGVLAIFIILSIIITKLIKGSMAQINDVLKKLSEYDFNIKLEEDGKNEFAQMNKSLAIVVDNLKNVLKGVKDNSENLTSNSQSLAAVSEEMAASSQELANTMQQVADGATSQANDLTEIVNSLSQLTQNIENVYEQLKNVKDETDNTTDKANIGKEEMDKLVLSINEIKNSFEIVVQKVGNLTNSVKEISGITDVISGISEQTNLLALNAAIEAARAGEHGKGFAVVAEEVRKLAEESKKSTDEITKLVVSINSDTDEVIKTSNDVESFVKEQANSVQNTVKAFRDILVSVESIAPLMDNTYKGMDEIVKSKDEVMERVDEISAVTEENSAASEEVAASSEELTASTEEIASTAQTLSTMAEDLMDYVNRFKI